The region AACTGCCTGCATTGAGACCGCAAGCTGCATAAGCTGCTCCTCAACTGTCCTTATCTGCTCCTGAAACTGCTTCATCTGCGAGTCAAGAAGGTTCAGCTCAAGGTATTTCTGCTGCATCTCCTCTTCTGCTGCGCTTTTCCCGTCGTGATTGTGCTCGTGCATGTTTTTCCCTCACTCAAATGCTTCCTGAATCTGCATAAGCTCTATTGTTGTAGTGGGATCTCCAAGGATAAGCCCTTTTGAATTAAGTATCATTCCAGACTTAACAAATGGGTTTCCAAAGTTAACTGTGCTTCTGTAGAATTTCACCTTCAGAGTATCCTCAAAGAGGGATTTCTCTGCAGGGCTTATGTTCGGATTTATTACCCCTGAGGTTGCATTCATTATTGCTGATGAGCCGACTATTGTCATCTGCCCGATTTTTGCTCTCAGCACTTTTACTCCAAGAGCTTCCTCAATTTCGAGAGTTTCCTCATCAGAATATTCGCTGCTTATTACTGCCCCATTGTTATTTGCAAGCATGTTGTTCCCAAGGGCAGTCAAATCCCCTCCAACAACCCTGTATTTTATCCCAAGCCTGTCAAGCTCGGAAAGTTCGTCATCAAATACAATTTTTGGAACGAGAAGGCATCTGTCATTTCCTGCAATCAGGTCTCCAATCAGGGATATTCCTGCTATGTTTATCCTGTGAACTGGAACTCCAAGGATTTTTCCTATCTCAGAAGCGAACTTGTC is a window of Candidatus Woesearchaeota archaeon DNA encoding:
- a CDS encoding translation initiation factor IF-6, whose translation is MVNIRISKLSMYGNPNIGLYCYATDRYCLVGRVVSDKFASEIGKILGVPVHRINIAGISLIGDLIAGNDRCLLVPKIVFDDELSELDRLGIKYRVVGGDLTALGNNMLANNNGAVISSEYSDEETLEIEEALGVKVLRAKIGQMTIVGSSAIMNATSGVINPNISPAEKSLFEDTLKVKFYRSTVNFGNPFVKSGMILNSKGLILGDPTTTIELMQIQEAFE